A single region of the Dysgonomonadaceae bacterium PH5-43 genome encodes:
- a CDS encoding hypothetical protein (product_source=Hypo-rule applied; transmembrane_helix_parts=Outside_1_32,TMhelix_33_50,Inside_51_51) — AGHPNKQILNQIDAENQQLSVCENFCAENRKDFWRIIILFINYSSYFWCVF; from the coding sequence GCGCGGGACACCCAAATAAGCAAATTTTAAACCAAATAGATGCTGAAAATCAGCAACTAAGCGTTTGTGAAAATTTTTGTGCGGAAAACAGGAAAGATTTTTGGAGAATAATAATTCTTTTTATTAATTATTCTTCCTACTTTTGGTGTGTTTTTTAA